The following proteins are co-located in the Vidua macroura isolate BioBank_ID:100142 chromosome 1, ASM2450914v1, whole genome shotgun sequence genome:
- the ARC gene encoding activity-regulated cytoskeleton-associated protein, giving the protein MQLDNVTSAGVHSFQGHRGVANKPNVILQIGKCRAEMLEHVRRTHRHLLTEVSKQVERELKGLQKSVGKLENNLEDHVPTENQRWKKSIKACLARCQETIAHLERWVKREMNVWKEVFFRLEKWADRLESMGGKYCPGEQGKQTVSVGVGGPEIRPSEGEIYDYALDMSQMYALTPPPGELPSIPQGHDSYQWVSVSEEAPASPVETQVFEDPREFLSHLEEYLKQVGGTEEYWLSQIQNHMNGPAKKWWEYKQDSVKNWVEFKKEFLQYSEGTLTRDAIKRELDLPQKEGEPLDQFLWRKRDLYQTLYVDADEEEIIQYVVGTLQPKLKRFLSYPLPKTLEQLIQRGKEVQGNMEHSEEPSPQRTPEVQPGDSVETVPPSTTASPVPSNGTQPEPPSPPATVI; this is encoded by the coding sequence ATGCAGCTGGACAATGTCACCAGCGCGGGTGTCCACTCCTTCCAGGGGCACCGTGGAGTTGCCAACAAGCCCAATGTGATCCTGCAGATAGGGAAGTGCAGGGCAGAAATGCTGGAGCATGTCCGGAGGACCCACCGGCACCTCCTGACAGAGGTCTCCAAGCAGGTGGAGCGTGAGCTGAAGGGATTGCAGAAATCCGTGGGGAAGTTGGAGAACAACTTAGAGGACCACGTCCCAACTGAAAACCAGAGATGGAAGAAGTCCATCAAGGCCTGCCTGGCCAGGTGCCAGGAGACCATTGCCCACCTGGAGAGGTGGGTCAAGAGGGAGATGAATGTTTGGAAGGAGGTCTTTTTCCGCCTGGAAAAGTGGGCTGACCGCCTGGAGTCCATGGGAGGCAAAtactgccctggggagcagggcaAGCAGACGGTGTCCGTCGGGGTGGGAGGCCCGGAGATAAGGCCGAGTGAGGGGGAGATTTATGATTATGCCCTGGACATGAGCCAGATGTATGCCCTGACCCCTCCTCCCGGAGAGCTGCCTAGCATCCCTCAGGGCCACGATTCCTACCAGTGGGTCTCCGTGTCGGAGGAGGCTCCAGCCTCCCCGGTGGAGACCCAGGTGTTTGAGGATCCCCGGGAGTTCTTGAGCCACTTGGAGGAATACTTAAAGCAGGTGGGTGGAACAGAGGAGTATTGGCTGTCTCAGATCCAAAACCACATGAACGGCCCAGCTAAAAAGTGGTGGGAGTACAAGCAGGACTCCGTCAAAAACTGGGTCGAGTTCAAGAAGGAGTTCCTGCAGTACAGCGAGGGAACTCTGACTAGGGATGCGATCAAAAGGGAGCTGGATTTGCCCCAGAAAGAGGGGGAGCCCCTGGATCAGTTCCTCTGGCGCAAGAGAGACCTGTACCAGACCCTCTATGTGGATGCAGATGAGGAGGAGATCATCCAGTACGTGGTAGGCACCCTCCAGCCCAAACTGAAGCGTTTCCTGAGCTACCCCCTGCCCAAGACCTTAGAGCAGCTGATCCAGAGGGGGAAGGAAGTCCAAGGCAACATGGAGCACTCTGAGGAGCCCAGCCCACAGAGGACCCCTGAGGTTCAGCCAGGAGACTCCGTGGAGACCGTGCCCCCCTCAACCACCGCCAGTCCCGTGCCAAGCAATGGGACTCAaccagagccccccagccccccagccACTGTCATATGA